One Apodemus sylvaticus chromosome 16, mApoSyl1.1, whole genome shotgun sequence genomic region harbors:
- the Tent4a gene encoding terminal nucleotidyltransferase 4A isoform X1 has protein sequence MDPRVAWIQPEQKGPANALWMQIWETSQGVGRGGSGFASYFCLNSPALDTAAAPGAAGRAAPAAGGPGPAPAASSPPPAPGPAALPPALLTALGPAADGPRRLHKSPSLSSSSSSSSNAESGTESPGCSSSSSSSTSLGRAGSGRTFFSFADGAAHAHSGPRGPTPVGSPPQHQFHPGRRKRENKASTYGLNYLLSGSRAATLSGGGGPGGQAARPGTPWKSRAYSPGIQGLHEEIIDFYNFMSPCPEEAAMRREVVKRIETVVKDLWPTADVQIFGSFSTGLYLPTSDIDLVVFGKWERPPLQLLEQALRKHNVAEPCSIKVLDKATVPIIKLTDQETEVKVDISFNMETGVRAAEFIKNYMKKYSLLPYLILVLKQFLLQRDLNEVFTGGISSYSLILMAISFLQLHPRIDARRADENLGMLLVEFFELYGRNFNYLKTGIRIKEGGAYIAKEEIMKAMTSGYRPSMLCIEDPLLPGNDVGRSSYGAMQVKQVFDYAYIVLSHAVSPLARSYPNRDSESTLGRIIKVTQEVIDYRRWIKEKWGSRILPSPDLDNRIKIKERITTCNGEQMQSREPSSPYSQRLTLSLSSPQLLSSGSSASSVSSLSGSDIDSDTPPCSTPSVYQFSLQAPTALMASLPTALPMPSSKPQPAASRTLIMTTNNQTRVTIPPPTLGVAPVPCRQAGVDGTTSLKAVHNVTSPAIPSASPNPLSSPHLYHKQHNGMKLSMRGSHNHTQGGGYSSVGSGAVRPPVGNRGHHQYNRTGWRRKKHTHTRDSLPVSLSR, from the exons ATGGATCCGCGCGTGGCCTGGATCCAGCCGGAGCAGAAGGGGCCGGCCAATGCCCTGTGGATGCAGATCTGGGAGACTTCGCAGGGCGTGGGCCGTGGCGGCTCCGGCTTCGCGTCCTACTTCTGCCTCAACTCGCCGGCGCTGGACACGGCGGCCGCGCCCGGGGCGGCGGGGCGCgcagcaccagcagcaggagGCCCGGGGCCGGCGCCCGCCGCCTCGTCCCCGCCGCCCGCGCCCGGCCCTGCCGCGCTGCCCCCGGCGCTGTTGACCGCGCTGGGGCCGGCGGCGGACGGCCCAAGGCGCCTGCACAAGTCCCCGTCGCTGTCGTCGTCGTCCTCGTCGTCGTCCAACGCCGAGTCGGGCACCGAGAGTCCCGGCTGCTCGTCGTCGTCCTCCAGCAGCACCTCGCTCGGCCGCGCCGGTAGCGGCCGCACCTTCTTCAGCTTCGCCGACGGCGCTGCCCACGCACACTCGGGCCCACGCGGCCCCACGCCCGTCGGCTCGCCGCCGCAGCACCAGTTCCACCCGGGCCGGCGGAAACGCGAGAACAAGGCCAGCACGTATGGCCTCAACTACCTGCTGTCGGGCAGCCGCGCGGCCACGCTGAGCGGAGGGGGCGGCCCCGGGGGCCAGGCGGCGCGGCCCGGCACGCCGTGGAAGAGCCGCGCGTACAGCCCGGGCATCCAGGG ACTTCATGAGGAGATAATTGATTTTTATAACTTCATGTCCCCTTGCCCTGAAGAAGCAGCAATGAGAAGGGAGGTCGTGAAACGGATTGAAACTGTGGTGAAAGACCTCTGGCCCACAGCTGAC GTGCAGATATTTGGCAGCTTTAGTACAGGCCTCTACCTTCCAACAAG TGACATAGACCTGGTTGTCTTTGGAAAGTGGGAACGTCCTCCATTACAGTTGCTGGAACAAGCCCTTCGGAAGCACAACGTGGCTGAGCCGTGCTCCATCAAAGTTCTTGACAAAGCTACG GTGCCCATCATAAAGCTCACAGATCAGGAGACTGAAGTTAAAGTCGACATCAGCTTTAACATGGAGACTGGTGTGCGGGCGGCAGAGTTCATCAAGAATTACATGAAG AAGTACTCGCTACTGCCATACTTGATTTTAGTGTTGAAACAGTTCCTCCTGCAGAGGGACCTGAACGAAGTCTTCACAGGCGGGATCAGCTCCTATAGCCTCATCCTGATGGCCATCAGCTTCCTGCAG TTACATCCAAGGATTGACGCCCGGAGAGCTGATGAAAACCTGGGAATGCTTCTTGTAGAATTTTTTGAACTTTATGGAAGGAATTTTAATTACTTGAAAACTGGTATTAGAATAAAAGAAGGAGGTGCCTATATCGCCAAAgaagagattatgaaagccatgACCAGTGGGTACCGGCCGTCGATGCTGTGCATTGAGGACCCCCTTCTGCCTG GAAACGATGTTGGACGGAGTTCCTATGGGGCCATGCAGGTGAAGCAGGTGTTTGACTATGCTTACATTGTGCTCAGCCACGCTGTGTCACCGCTCGCCAGGTCTTACCCCAACAGGGATTCTGAAAG TACTTTAGGAAGAATCATCAAAGTCACCCAGGAAGTGATTGACTACCGGAGGTGGATCAAAGAAAAGTGGGGTAGCAGAATCCTCCCGTCTCCAGACCTAG ACAACAGGATTAAGATAAAGGAGAGAATCACCACGTGCAATGGGGAGCAGATGCAGAGCCGGGAGCCCAGCTCCCCGTACAGCCAGCGGCTGACTCTGTCCCTGTCCAGTCCCCAGCTGCTGTCTTCAGGCTCCTCTGCTTCTTCCGTGTCCTCGCTTTCTGGAAGTGACATT GACTCTGACACACCGCCCTGCAGCACACCCAGCGTTTATCAGTTCAGCCTGCAGGCACCCACTGCCCTGATGGCCAGCCTGCCCACAGCCTTGCCAATGCCCAGCAGCAAACCCCAGCCTGCTGCTTCCAGAACATTGATCATGACAACAAACAATCAG ACCAGGGTTACTATCCCTCCACCGACCCTTGGAGTTGCCCCTGTTCCTTGCAGACAGGCTGGTGTCGACGGAACCACATCTTTGAAGGCCGTTCACAATGTAACTTCCCCAGCCATTCCCTCGGCATCCCCCAACCCACTGTCTAGTCCGCATCTCTACCACAAG cagcACAATGGCATGAAACTTTCCATGAGAGGCTCCCACAACCACACTCAGGGTGGCGGCTACAGCTCTGTGGGCAGTGGAGCTGTGAGGCCTCCTGTAGGCAACCGAGGACACCATCAGTACAACCGCACCGGCTGGAGGaggaaaaagcacacacacacgagggacAGCCTGCCTGTGAGTCTCAGCAGATGA
- the Tent4a gene encoding terminal nucleotidyltransferase 4A isoform X2, with protein sequence MDPRVAWIQPEQKGPANALWMQIWETSQGVGRGGSGFASYFCLNSPALDTAAAPGAAGRAAPAAGGPGPAPAASSPPPAPGPAALPPALLTALGPAADGPRRLHKSPSLSSSSSSSSNAESGTESPGCSSSSSSSTSLGRAGSGRTFFSFADGAAHAHSGPRGPTPVGSPPQHQFHPGRRKRENKASTYGLNYLLSGSRAATLSGGGGPGGQAARPGTPWKSRAYSPGIQGLHEEIIDFYNFMSPCPEEAAMRREVVKRIETVVKDLWPTADVQIFGSFSTGLYLPTSDIDLVVFGKWERPPLQLLEQALRKHNVAEPCSIKVLDKATVPIIKLTDQETEVKVDISFNMETGVRAAEFIKNYMKKYSLLPYLILVLKQFLLQRDLNEVFTGGISSYSLILMAISFLQLHPRIDARRADENLGMLLVEFFELYGRNFNYLKTGIRIKEGGAYIAKEEIMKAMTSGYRPSMLCIEDPLLPGNDVGRSSYGAMQVKQVFDYAYIVLSHAVSPLARSYPNRDSESTLGRIIKVTQEVIDYRRWIKEKWGSRILPSPDLDNRIKIKERITTCNGEQMQSREPSSPYSQRLTLSLSSPQLLSSGSSASSVSSLSGSDIDSDTPPCSTPSVYQFSLQAPTALMASLPTALPMPSSKPQPAASRTLIMTTNNQTRVTIPPPTLGVAPVPCRQAGVDGTTSLKAVHNVTSPAIPSASPNPLSSPHLYHKHNGMKLSMRGSHNHTQGGGYSSVGSGAVRPPVGNRGHHQYNRTGWRRKKHTHTRDSLPVSLSR encoded by the exons ATGGATCCGCGCGTGGCCTGGATCCAGCCGGAGCAGAAGGGGCCGGCCAATGCCCTGTGGATGCAGATCTGGGAGACTTCGCAGGGCGTGGGCCGTGGCGGCTCCGGCTTCGCGTCCTACTTCTGCCTCAACTCGCCGGCGCTGGACACGGCGGCCGCGCCCGGGGCGGCGGGGCGCgcagcaccagcagcaggagGCCCGGGGCCGGCGCCCGCCGCCTCGTCCCCGCCGCCCGCGCCCGGCCCTGCCGCGCTGCCCCCGGCGCTGTTGACCGCGCTGGGGCCGGCGGCGGACGGCCCAAGGCGCCTGCACAAGTCCCCGTCGCTGTCGTCGTCGTCCTCGTCGTCGTCCAACGCCGAGTCGGGCACCGAGAGTCCCGGCTGCTCGTCGTCGTCCTCCAGCAGCACCTCGCTCGGCCGCGCCGGTAGCGGCCGCACCTTCTTCAGCTTCGCCGACGGCGCTGCCCACGCACACTCGGGCCCACGCGGCCCCACGCCCGTCGGCTCGCCGCCGCAGCACCAGTTCCACCCGGGCCGGCGGAAACGCGAGAACAAGGCCAGCACGTATGGCCTCAACTACCTGCTGTCGGGCAGCCGCGCGGCCACGCTGAGCGGAGGGGGCGGCCCCGGGGGCCAGGCGGCGCGGCCCGGCACGCCGTGGAAGAGCCGCGCGTACAGCCCGGGCATCCAGGG ACTTCATGAGGAGATAATTGATTTTTATAACTTCATGTCCCCTTGCCCTGAAGAAGCAGCAATGAGAAGGGAGGTCGTGAAACGGATTGAAACTGTGGTGAAAGACCTCTGGCCCACAGCTGAC GTGCAGATATTTGGCAGCTTTAGTACAGGCCTCTACCTTCCAACAAG TGACATAGACCTGGTTGTCTTTGGAAAGTGGGAACGTCCTCCATTACAGTTGCTGGAACAAGCCCTTCGGAAGCACAACGTGGCTGAGCCGTGCTCCATCAAAGTTCTTGACAAAGCTACG GTGCCCATCATAAAGCTCACAGATCAGGAGACTGAAGTTAAAGTCGACATCAGCTTTAACATGGAGACTGGTGTGCGGGCGGCAGAGTTCATCAAGAATTACATGAAG AAGTACTCGCTACTGCCATACTTGATTTTAGTGTTGAAACAGTTCCTCCTGCAGAGGGACCTGAACGAAGTCTTCACAGGCGGGATCAGCTCCTATAGCCTCATCCTGATGGCCATCAGCTTCCTGCAG TTACATCCAAGGATTGACGCCCGGAGAGCTGATGAAAACCTGGGAATGCTTCTTGTAGAATTTTTTGAACTTTATGGAAGGAATTTTAATTACTTGAAAACTGGTATTAGAATAAAAGAAGGAGGTGCCTATATCGCCAAAgaagagattatgaaagccatgACCAGTGGGTACCGGCCGTCGATGCTGTGCATTGAGGACCCCCTTCTGCCTG GAAACGATGTTGGACGGAGTTCCTATGGGGCCATGCAGGTGAAGCAGGTGTTTGACTATGCTTACATTGTGCTCAGCCACGCTGTGTCACCGCTCGCCAGGTCTTACCCCAACAGGGATTCTGAAAG TACTTTAGGAAGAATCATCAAAGTCACCCAGGAAGTGATTGACTACCGGAGGTGGATCAAAGAAAAGTGGGGTAGCAGAATCCTCCCGTCTCCAGACCTAG ACAACAGGATTAAGATAAAGGAGAGAATCACCACGTGCAATGGGGAGCAGATGCAGAGCCGGGAGCCCAGCTCCCCGTACAGCCAGCGGCTGACTCTGTCCCTGTCCAGTCCCCAGCTGCTGTCTTCAGGCTCCTCTGCTTCTTCCGTGTCCTCGCTTTCTGGAAGTGACATT GACTCTGACACACCGCCCTGCAGCACACCCAGCGTTTATCAGTTCAGCCTGCAGGCACCCACTGCCCTGATGGCCAGCCTGCCCACAGCCTTGCCAATGCCCAGCAGCAAACCCCAGCCTGCTGCTTCCAGAACATTGATCATGACAACAAACAATCAG ACCAGGGTTACTATCCCTCCACCGACCCTTGGAGTTGCCCCTGTTCCTTGCAGACAGGCTGGTGTCGACGGAACCACATCTTTGAAGGCCGTTCACAATGTAACTTCCCCAGCCATTCCCTCGGCATCCCCCAACCCACTGTCTAGTCCGCATCTCTACCACAAG cACAATGGCATGAAACTTTCCATGAGAGGCTCCCACAACCACACTCAGGGTGGCGGCTACAGCTCTGTGGGCAGTGGAGCTGTGAGGCCTCCTGTAGGCAACCGAGGACACCATCAGTACAACCGCACCGGCTGGAGGaggaaaaagcacacacacacgagggacAGCCTGCCTGTGAGTCTCAGCAGATGA